The Leptidea sinapis chromosome 27, ilLepSina1.1, whole genome shotgun sequence nucleotide sequence GGGTTATTGAGTATTATtgaaggtaaaaaaaaataaggttcAACAAAGCCAAAGGTTTATAAACAAATGGCATCGAACGCGACGACGCTGGGCTGTTCCTGGAGCTGTTCCAAAccaattcataaaataaaaatgcttctTGATGACTTATTCATTTACTGTTGGTTTTTTTTGACTCGGCTAAGTAAGATTTTGGTACAGTGCTGAATTGTTTGTCACCGaatacaatttgaaaataatttaatagactTTATGCGAAGAAGTTATATGATGTTATGcactaaaaaaatttaaatgtacaattttagtaattaagacaatcataattataatataaattgtcttaAGTACTTAATATGGAAGCTGTAAAAGATGAAGTTGAAATTAGAAGAGGAAGGGACCTAGGTACGTTAAGTTCTTTCAACCTCCAATGTTTGAGATTTGCGTCAGTTGTTTGacattaaggattgatctccgcagCGCTCCGCGCTACCTaagaatagctttttttattaaggcatcttgacactcaatgtcatctttcaaattttgtaacataacattgaaattaataaaaaaaaatatacttactgatgatattactatatatagtgtctttcttctttcttgtagtattatttttacaaagttttactaggCAACCCGgcttttagtttcaattattagcaaagcttaacagaacatgtgacacGACAACGTcaaacattgttcgagactggctcgagcaCGCCCACCTGGGAGTTTGCCGCAATTTGCGACAACGCCTGCGGTGTCtcgttggagcgcagcggagacgaatccttaatctaagacgtcaatattgtattttacaaataatgataGGTTTCTCTACTGTACCTATATCTTAGCAGCCAaagattacataatataaataattgtcctacttacaattaatatttggtattatttaccttcacaacaaaatataatacttatccgctcaaaatgttaaaataaagcTCTCGTATTTCATAATAAACGACATTTTATATGGAgtataattactttattaacTACTCGAGTGTCAAATGCACAATAACTATtgtaaattgttaatatttatttattattttaagttatacATCAACAAGTAGCTTATTTAAATTCCTAGTTTAAAAATGAATGCTATAGCATTTTACGCTGCGACAAGGATCTTTTAAAATATGACCAATTTTTTAATTCGCCCATTAAGAGCAGGCTATACCGCCTAGGCATTTGGCCAAATTTGGAACTAACACCGCCATCTTGTGAAGTGTCAATTTTTGACAGTCTTTTCTAAATTTCAGGTTAGTGTTGTCATATACTTTGGAATACTGTATGTGCAACTATTGCtgtagaattatattaatattaattttcaatttaagaaaatacTCCTTGCTTCTGTTCACTACGTAACATttcagaaatattaaaattacaatattatcataatttttttttgcaaatatcgCGTGTACTTGCATATCATTGCGACCCTAATCCGATAGAAAAAGTCTGGGCTTCCACGAAAAGggaagaaataaaaatgtactGAAGATCAGTTCTACCAATGAGTGGTATTATTAGTGCTCCCATGTGAAATAGTTACAAGAGGAAAATGGGTTAAAAGATTTGGACAAACCTTTCATCGAAGAAGTATGTTCACATGAACAAAGTAGCGACAGTGATGTTAGTGAAGTTTTTGATATACGACCCCTTGATATAGTTCGATCAGAACATAATTTtagtaaacaaaaatttaaatgtcaATGTTTGCTTTTTTTAGACCCACAGAGCTATATCCTTTAAATAGAGTAGAATTTAGTACTTACGACATAAGTTTGACAGCAGCTGATGGCTATATTTAGATATAAGGAATTATAATGTTTGATCAGGTATATGGTAATAGCTCAATCTAAAAAATCCTTGGTCTGATGTCTAACGACTAGACTCAGTCTAATggttttaatactttttctCGGTGTGGAAACATGGATGTCTATCTTGATTTATcgttatatagatataatacaaaacttaaaagatttttttatgaaaataagggacaagacgagcaggacgttaattATTCAACGTTAATATTATATCCCTACAAAGAAGGTACTTATTTTTAGCTGGCAACCCTTATACTACACAAACGGACCCATATGTCATTCGACAACCAAAAGATCCTTGTCGCACTGTAAAATCAGGAAGTCAGGAACAGTTTGGTTTCGAAATATTATTAGTCGtcacttttgttattaaaacgCCGGATAAACTTGAACATTTTGCCATTACGGCCATAAGATTATCCACATATGGTTCACTACTCGCGATAACGACAAGTCGTCAAAAAATTTCTGTTTCATTTAGTAGGCATTACActcaatatatctatatatacttggtattattttttaatttaatatattgcaTCTCGAATTTTacactatatttatttcgtATTATCACGTTTGTTGTATTTAGATGACCTTCTTTAAGATCATTTATTATATACGtaaagaaattatattaaaaattaatatcaaatctCGTAATAAATTGCTATTctgtgatatatttaatagaaatacGAGTAGCTCcattaaacataatatctacatctataaatataaatcataaataTCACAACTTATACATTATTGGAAATCACCTGCAGATCCTCTTCCACTTGGATGcattgtattaataaatttcctggaataaaagacaatattatattcacacaaacaatttgaaaaattaaaaaattataaaactagtGTTGcgccaaatttaaaataaaaaagacagaaaatagttaataatacgGCGATATTTTACAGAAATCTGTTATATAgctatttacccccttattcataatagtctgctaacttaaagcattgctaattctcactctgtcttcttctattgacctgagtcagaatgaaaaaaaaaacactccttagcggctgttttaagttagcggaccattatgaataagggggttagactGTAGAGGGACTCTCATTCAGTCGTTCAAGCGTTTGGCGCTGCCTCGTAAAAAGGCGTAGCACGTGTcgatgttgtttttcaaataagatAACACAACTTTTCtcgttagtaaataaatatttctgtgacctccctgtTCAGGTACAagtttaccaccctattctcctaaaattacctatctttatctataatttatatCTCTACGCTCTAAATCCAAAGTcgtcttttaaaatatgcgaATTGATCCAATTTccgatataaattattttgcttTCGGAGAGATTTCTATCAATTATTTCCTTCACTGTTATGATCGCCTTTCTAGTAAACGGAACCGATACTTTTTGTTCATGATTTATTTTTCCTCTAAATGGCCTggcagtgaacgcatataataAGGCATGAAAGCATTTCTTAAGCTTTAAAATAGCGTAACTAAAACCGTGCCGGCTCGCGGATCAGTTCGGTTAGGTGAGTGAGTACGATCGAATCCTGATCGaacgaaattttaaaaacaaatgtaacaaggatttaaaatacaataatgtacaaataaaatttgaaaaacaaaattttatgaacgatgcgggattcgaaccctggacctccggcgttccgtgccggtgctctaaccaactgagctaaccgttaaactctcatgttgtggcttcatctacaggatctactttacagttgataacctgctcaaccccaatatttgcatattaggaaattggcttgagatgtcgctcttgtaaatctaaacaatatgttatgtttttaaagtgataaccctcacttctaggattaatacacaaatcccgcatcgttcataaaattttatttgtgtattaatcctagaagtgagggttatcactttaaaaacataacatattgtttatacaATAATGTGTTAAAAGTTGTGCAGAAACCATACGGATCGTCGTCCCAaaggtagttttattttaacatatttttatttgaggGATCGCATTATGCATACGGTAGCAGCACAATCTACTAACTTTTTATTGTAgaactaatatatttatttagttacaaacagatttcgtttttaatttTACCTTTCTGTGGGATGGTACTTATTCggcgttgttttttttttattttttggcaGTTTTCGGTAATTTTTCacgttattattaatttagctATCCACAAGATAGTAgtcgtaaattaaatttatcgaTAAAAGCTGCTCAATAAGAGGCAGAACAATCATTGGATACCTAACATAACACCTAAAGTTTTTTcacttcaatttaaaaatgaagatTTCCATTTATCCATGGAAAAATTCACGATACTATCGATCTGAACttaatttcacaaaaatatttaacacaGATAGGCGCGACAACGAGATAACAATACACACTAGCTGGTGACCGGTTCATCTAAGTCTAAACAAATGCATAATACTATATACAAAGTTTCATATTGAAAATCTAAGATCTATTTTgataattacaaaatttgtagaacttcaatctctaatatataaaattctcgtgtcacttgggttgactgattctcatgaaattttgagtgcatattgggtaggtctgagaatcggacaacatctatttttcatccccctaaatgtaaagggtggtccacacgttttttttttactttttttaacatttttttttaaatttgtttgattatgggtcagcattaaaaacacatacaacttcaaattttcacccatctacgatcaacagttacttttgtatcgcgattttaatatcgacaatacaacgtttgctgggtcggctagtcattacaataattttcCTTTTTTCCCAGCATTATCACAGCTGTCAAAATTTGCGTTAACAAATTTATCTCATAGAATTATTcgtacagaaataaaatttgaaattaaacagTTTTAAGGTCGAATAAaataatcgaaataaaaactattctatctctcaagtcgGATCAAACGGCagtgtgcaaaatttgattaaaatcgatTCTGTAGTTTCGGAAGTTCATCGCGAACAAACAATGCgacacaaaatttttatatataaagtttGCAAGAATGAcaggttccaaattcaaacgaaacaatcttgtttttttttaactgtatTTATTGGCAAACTGTTTGCACCTCTTTTTTATACCAAGTATAGCATATTATACTGTACATTTAAGATAGAAATACCTgaacgaccgagccttgctcggatttttaagaaggtacaaaactggaacaaaaaaaactaataggaatctggattcgaaccggggtagtagcgaaatttacctttgtattctaatgttattgtagcagtttctcattaaaactgaAACCTAGTTAGATCgttttctcgcccccgaaactacctgtatactaaatttcatttaaatcgttggagccgtttccgagattcagaatatatatatatatacaagaattggtCGTTTAAAGAAATAAGATAGGTATTGCGCTATTATTATTTTCCGGTGATTATAATACACCTGTCGTGAGGCAGAACAAGAAATAGTACAGTCTCCATTACGAAGCTTACATAATGAtgacaatttataatattattgttatcatttatatatgtatactagctgacccagcaaacgttgtattgccgatattaaaatcgcgatacaaaagtaactgttgatcgtagatgggtaaaaatttgaagttgtatgtattttttaatgctgactcataatcaaacaaatttaaaaaaaaatgtcaaaaatattaaaaaaaaaattcgtatgtcacccttaacatttaggttgatgaaaaatagatgttgtccgattctcagacctacccaatatgcactcaaagtttcatgagaatcggtcaagccgtttcggaggagttcaaagtttaacaccatgagaattttatatattagataagtaaaaatacataaataaaaaaaccattATGAACGAACAGGTCCTTCACTTACCTTCATTAATTTTCCTTTTTTAGACTGCTTGTATTGGAACTTGAAACAATTcgctaaaaaaaaatcatgttaaTCAAAAATTCGTTGAATATAgtgaaatatatcttttatactTATCTAGTTTAAAtagatgtttttattttgataatttaaatagactgtatatttaatataaatatgtttcaCTCTTATGaatatacacatatttttaatcttttatcataatagtattaagtatatatattttatagctattttattattataaaatagctataaaatatatactaggCTAAACCCATGCGGCTAAACAGGGATTTACTCGAGCGTCGTGGGCATCGCTTGGCTTGTGAAGGTTAGATACTACGAATCCACAAACAAAAGCCCCTGTATCACTCACGAGTCACAAAATAGTAGtttgtttaagatttttttatgtttatccaattaataatttattaaaacatacaaataacacaaaaaatatgtaactgtaaaaatatatcgATAAACTATATTCCTAGAcctttttttcgttattttgaGGGTTCTTTACCACATCAGTATATCGCGAGATTTCTTGGCATTTCTGGGATTTATTTTGCGTTTACCTACTTTGgtaccacgtaccggaagacgcagtaagcccccccacaagatggaccgacgatctggtcggCAGCATTTTTAGTGCTGCAGAGTACAACGATTTGGTTTTATTGTATGGCGAATTTTGCCAAAATTATCCTTAACTCTAAGTACGTATCGCGAGATGCGGTGCATCTTGCGCCTACTAGTGTCCAAAAAGGTTCAGGCGCTACTGCGCCGTGATAAGCTGATTAGAGTCTTACTGCCACTGATACTAGAAAAAATGTCTCGCGACCAACACTTCCTATCAGATGTGTGTGATGCTTAATCTTAAACTCTAAATTAAACGTGAAATGGCAGCAGACAATCAAATTAGATTCaactcaaaaaattaaaacaagttgtaaaattttttatgattttatcatttttatgatcagactagtaattatatttaataattaagtattaattttcttGTTGTGAAATGAATAGAAATAGTTTACCTGCAAAATTAAAACATACCTTATAGCGATCATACAACACAACACCATAAACACAGCCAACAGAGACTAGAATTTGTATGACTAGCCAAACTATAACATTCCAAACTTGGGCCTGTCCAAATAGTTCTTGTCCATTTTTAATACACAGCACAGATTCCGTCACCATTATTGCGCCGTAAACCCAACACTGTGTCCCCACTCTTTTGCACTTAGGATCAGTTACATAGGTATAGTATTGCCTGAAATAATATGTATCCTAATATTTATatctgtttataaaaaaaaggtttttcttAAATTACCAAATGCAATATACACACCGAACTGATGGTGCTACTATAACACCAATAAGCACTAGCCGAGCTATGACCAACGGATGTGACGGAGGCATTTCAAATATGTGCTTCAAAAAGAATGTATTCAGCTCAGATATTTGCCAGAATACCACAAGCTGGCTGAGAGCAAAGAATCTCATATAGGTGGAATTAGGATCCAACCATCTCACTGGTGCCCAATGAACAGGTGTAAATTGAAGGATTGCTCTTTTAATTTTACCTGTCGTAGATGAGATATCCCTGtaatagaatttttaaaaattaaatagtgGCATTAGTAATGGGAGTAACAACTTACTTTTTTACATATCATAACCCTTAGTCAGAGCATGGTAGGACCCAGCtgttatacaaacaaaataatatggtaTACATTTTCAGAAAATTAGGTCTAAGACATAATTCTAAGCTTCTTCTGACTAAATGAATTAGGACTGGTTGAAATTGACAAACCCAAaacatttatttgttaaaaaaaatgattcaaatgaaaaaagacataaatttattttaatttggatttaaattataagaatgTTATCAAATTGTTTACCCatagaattttattacaattaattcagTGTTAAAACTCTCTCAGGGATTATACATACCTTATGCTTACCCATTTATATTCTCTCATTTCTAACACCTTACAAAGTTTTAAGCCACACCATATACCTAGACCATTACATATTAGAACATCTAATATTATTGAATCCCACCAACATTCCAGGAAATTGGGTAGCAAGTGAGCGAATGCTATTTCTGTAATTTCCCACATAACTGAAATGGCCCACAAAAGACCAGCATGTCGAAAAAGAATTGCTTTATAAGTCCAACCTAAAAAATGGCCCCAAGCAAAGACATCTAAGTGTGACCAAATGCGTGACAAGCTTATATCTGTGCAATTCACAGCATATTcctgaaatttaaaatacattatacattaatgataattatgcattttttataaagaaagacttaattctttttaattatctAAGTTCATCTATTAGGacttaataaatttatcattcagcaatataaaataattatgcacCACCAATGTACTTACAAGGTACCTAATGAGTACCGCCATGACAAGAAAAAAGACTTAAAAGGAAAAAATTACAggatcttctactgtcagtagaCTGATGGACTTGTAAATGGATGAGCATTGCAGAAGCctgacataaatttataaactattGCTGAATGTTGTCCTAGACAGATTGCAATATATCATCTATaaaaaattcagtaatttaatattatttacacacCTTATCCATATCTATGTGGAAATTGCGTAGATTGGGATCAATCCAATACATAATTGCATAGACTGTTGAATGACTTTGAAAGAGAAGAAATAATAAGGTAAGTAAATACAGCACTGACATTCCAAATACAATCCTCCACACTGCTGGATGTGGTCTTGTGAATGGGCCATTTGGAAATGTAAGTACAGATATGAttaagaagaagaaaataacACAACATATACCAGCCCAAATATTTCCCTGAATGTTGTTTTCATCTCTGgaaaaaattatagattttgACTTTATTATCTTAAtgcaacaataaaaaaaataacatacaatCATATAATCCTCTAATTATGATTTTCTGAATATTATTTGAACTGAGACACAATTACATAATATCATACTAGAacactatttataatttaaaatataatttcaaagcACACACAATTACGAAGCCAAGAAATGCTAGGGTTATAATTAAAAGAACATGAGTGTAGAGATATCTGTAAACTCAACATAACgtataagtaaaattattaataatattctattttttaataagtgattgctaacgtaataatataataatacttattccCACCTTACAAATGCTGTGTATATAACAGCAGCAATGGAAACTCCTAATAAAGTGATAGTGTGTGGTTTATAGAAAAATTCTAATGATATATCATCAACTGGCCGTTCATTAATAGATTCAAAGGCGTCTTTATATTCATCAGAACCTGATAAACTACCACTGTCCATGattctttcattaattttagGCAACAaggaataatttatatttactgtaAGTATTAATACTTGTATGATATTTAACACTTCATGTTtcgcttaatatttttttctacttcgcaatttattattgttaaaaatttgttataaatactGAACAATTCGCTATAATTCATTGAGGTTATAATTTAAGGTGAAAATTTTTAAACCTCGGTTCTCACTTCTCAGCAAAAGCAAATAATAATCATCTGTCAAGTGAAGTGACAATTGACATCTGttctttttaatctttaaatttCCACTCCTTTTTGTAGATTTTGGCTCACACATTCCATGAATCTGCTTACTTCAAGTTTTTTtcattatgttaattttaacattGGAAGTTTTCTTGCATGATCTACTtcgaagtatttttatttattccaaggTAGGGAAACGAATCGCGTTAAGAGATGTATAATACGAGAAATGTGCTATGGATAtgataaatgtactaaaaaattacataaaattattatttacggacataatttatttactattgctataaatatatatttcgaaagtctactacataatataagataaaCATAATTCAGATGGGTTTTTATACATGCAGGGACACGGATGGATATCAAACTATCTAAAGAGGATCTTTGGTCATATTCAGGTCAGGAAAAAATAAGTGATCTAGATCTCCAAAGTAATTTCCGCTTTCACATTGTGGACTATCTATATTATGAAAACTTGCAAGATGGGCCGAACAAGTGGTGTGTCCATGGCGCATTCCCATTAAAATGGTGGTAGAGAACCATGAACCACCACCACCATTATGACAAAGAACCATAATTTGTTAAGAATATTTTGTTGAATTTCGAAATCatttttgactttaaattggCTACTTTTTGCCCAGACTTTACCCCAGGAGTCACTAATATATAGACCAGAAAGACAAATTTGTCACCATACAACATAGCTTCATTTGCAAGTGTGTCAGCTGTTTCATTGCCTATTATGCCGCAGTGGCTAGGTATCCAGACAAAAGTGACTGAACACCTTTTAATAAATAGACgtaaagcttttttttaatgtttactaTAATAGGAAAAAAGGATTTGGATATGAAGGGGAATCTCAAAGAGCCTGTAAAGCAACCTGGaatcacttaaaataatacaattatttagttTACGAAGTAAAACATATTCCAATACTCTCGCAATGCCAAGACATTCAGCGGTAAAAACTGACGTATGAGATCGGCATTAAATtgtttgtacaatattatatgggCATGATAAATTCTTTCTCCTACAAAATCTTCTGGCTTGTGTTTTGACGCatcagtataaatataattttaatggcCAGTTTTCTTAccagaattaaaataattattggcatTATTTCTTACAATATTTGCAATATAATGAACAGTGAGAATGGTAGTTAGAGCTTCATATTTACAGTTAAATAAATCAAGCTTGGAGATCAATGTGTCGGGGAATGAATCAATTTATACTTTTGGAATATATTCTTACTAAGCAGGAGAGTGGCTTGTTACTTATGTTAAGCATGGTAGTGAATGTTGGGTAAGGcaaaagacaaaataaaataatgatttaatacATACTTTCAATAATTCTAGAATTTAAGCTATTTGCAACTAGTTTCTAGCCACTTCTTCTCAGTATAGCTCAAACTTTGGTGATAAATggtaaaaagtataacttttgaTATTCACAGAAGTTATTtctaagaaattaattaattaagtattttgatttgatttaagtaaagtaagaagataagtagtaata carries:
- the LOC126972818 gene encoding phosphatidylserine synthase, whose translation is MDSGSLSGSDEYKDAFESINERPVDDISLEFFYKPHTITLLGVSIAAVIYTAFVRDENNIQGNIWAGICCVIFFFLIISVLTFPNGPFTRPHPAVWRIVFGMSVLYLLTLLFLLFQSHSTVYAIMYWIDPNLRNFHIDMDKEYAVNCTDISLSRIWSHLDVFAWGHFLGWTYKAILFRHAGLLWAISVMWEITEIAFAHLLPNFLECWWDSIILDVLICNGLGIWCGLKLCKVLEMREYKWVSIRDISSTTGKIKRAILQFTPVHWAPVRWLDPNSTYMRFFALSQLVVFWQISELNTFFLKHIFEMPPSHPLVIARLVLIGVIVAPSVRQYYTYVTDPKCKRVGTQCWVYGAIMVTESVLCIKNGQELFGQAQVWNVIVWLVIQILVSVGCVYGVVLYDRYKRIVSSSNTSSLKKEN